One window of the Natrinema sp. CBA1119 genome contains the following:
- a CDS encoding DUF63 family protein, with protein sequence MDDVIDRFGAERVWVATVASLAAAVVLGALLFPQRVYVEIIWQYFWGPVVADAHSWNCATLVDGQAVSCAEAPADASPTAEPGYTFVSYAGYIPTLVLMLIGVIFLVRRLEIERYRAGFFALFPFMLFGGALRVVEDANAAAFVYTGEMAIDLPWSGFIISPLIYFTVFFVALLAVVSSVWLERNDYVSGYEYPLAGIGTGLLTLTVLFLAYTAATKGYAEFYPLVPLVILVGATLTTAITWVALERFAPELNRGTGYMGIVVIWAHAVDGVANVIGLDWATSLGLPANLVPKHPINRAIANTTADVLPANIVSITGSAWPFLLVKIAAAVFVIWIFDETVFEDSPRYAVLLMITVVAVGLGPGTRDMLRATFGV encoded by the coding sequence ATGGACGATGTCATCGACCGGTTCGGGGCCGAGCGCGTCTGGGTCGCGACCGTCGCGAGTCTCGCGGCCGCGGTGGTCCTCGGCGCGCTCTTGTTCCCACAGCGGGTCTACGTCGAGATTATTTGGCAGTACTTCTGGGGCCCGGTCGTCGCCGACGCCCACAGCTGGAACTGCGCAACGTTAGTTGACGGCCAGGCGGTCTCCTGTGCCGAAGCCCCCGCCGACGCCAGTCCGACCGCCGAACCCGGCTATACGTTCGTCTCCTACGCCGGTTACATCCCGACTCTGGTCCTCATGCTGATCGGGGTCATCTTCCTCGTTCGCCGCCTCGAGATCGAGCGCTACCGCGCGGGCTTTTTCGCACTGTTCCCGTTCATGCTCTTCGGCGGCGCGCTGCGGGTCGTCGAGGACGCCAACGCTGCGGCCTTCGTGTACACCGGAGAGATGGCCATCGACCTGCCGTGGTCCGGCTTCATCATCAGCCCGCTGATCTATTTCACCGTCTTCTTCGTCGCGCTGCTCGCGGTCGTGAGTTCGGTCTGGCTCGAGCGAAACGACTACGTCTCGGGCTACGAGTACCCGCTGGCCGGAATCGGAACGGGCCTGCTGACCCTGACGGTCCTCTTCCTGGCCTACACGGCGGCGACGAAGGGATACGCGGAGTTCTACCCGCTGGTCCCGCTGGTCATCCTCGTCGGCGCGACGCTGACGACGGCGATCACGTGGGTCGCACTCGAGCGGTTCGCGCCGGAACTGAACCGCGGTACCGGATACATGGGGATCGTCGTCATCTGGGCACACGCGGTCGACGGCGTCGCGAACGTCATCGGCCTCGATTGGGCGACCTCGCTCGGGCTCCCGGCGAACCTCGTTCCGAAGCACCCGATCAACCGGGCGATCGCGAACACGACGGCTGACGTGCTTCCGGCCAATATCGTCTCGATCACCGGCTCGGCTTGGCCGTTCCTGCTCGTGAAGATCGCCGCCGCCGTCTTCGTCATCTGGATCTTCGACGAGACGGTCTTCGAG
- a CDS encoding inositol monophosphatase, with amino-acid sequence MYEPESDPDRAAVAARAAGEGAAVAADSFRTDLAVEEKSGKTDVVTQVDRDAQETVIETIREAFPDDPIVGEEEDALKEVPETGPAWIVDPIDGTNNYVDGTRAFGTAVAAVVDGEPVGAAFDCPALSDTYRVGPEGAFRNDEALSVSDCADPEAATVCPTFWWDFDQRDQYAAATRAVVERFGDMRRFGCAQLELAMVASGALEGTMTNLRANSWDTVAGVQLIREAGGVVTDLEGDRWRHDRTGIVASNGGIHDELLAAAREIEG; translated from the coding sequence ATGTATGAACCCGAATCGGACCCCGATCGCGCGGCCGTCGCGGCTCGAGCAGCGGGCGAGGGGGCCGCCGTCGCGGCCGACTCGTTTCGAACCGATCTCGCCGTCGAGGAGAAAAGCGGCAAGACGGACGTCGTGACGCAGGTCGACCGCGACGCCCAGGAGACCGTCATCGAGACCATCCGCGAGGCGTTCCCGGACGATCCGATCGTCGGCGAGGAAGAAGACGCGCTGAAGGAGGTCCCCGAAACCGGACCAGCCTGGATCGTCGACCCCATCGACGGGACGAACAACTACGTCGACGGGACTCGAGCGTTCGGGACCGCCGTCGCGGCCGTCGTGGACGGCGAACCGGTCGGTGCCGCGTTCGACTGTCCCGCCCTCTCCGACACCTACCGCGTCGGCCCCGAGGGGGCGTTCCGAAACGACGAGGCGCTATCGGTCAGCGACTGTGCCGACCCGGAGGCGGCCACCGTCTGCCCGACGTTCTGGTGGGACTTCGACCAGCGCGACCAGTACGCCGCGGCCACCCGCGCCGTCGTCGAGCGGTTCGGCGACATGCGCCGCTTCGGCTGTGCCCAGCTCGAGCTGGCGATGGTCGCCTCGGGCGCGCTCGAGGGGACGATGACTAACCTGCGAGCGAACTCGTGGGACACCGTCGCCGGCGTTCAGTTGATCCGCGAGGCCGGCGGCGTCGTCACCGATCTCGAGGGCGACCGCTGGCGACACGATAGGACGGGGATCGTCGCCTCGAACGGCGGGATTCACGACGAACTGCTCGCGGCGGCCCGCGAGATCGAGGGCTGA